A region from the Triticum aestivum cultivar Chinese Spring chromosome 3D, IWGSC CS RefSeq v2.1, whole genome shotgun sequence genome encodes:
- the LOC123080696 gene encoding L-type lectin-domain containing receptor kinase IX.1-like yields the protein MAAAMRFSHRIQIFIPLCFLTWSSLHLPRATAISFNSNFSDPDYDAQDFSFQGDAYYDAQSRMIQLTRNGDGTSVKNSVGRAFLVTPMPLWDTVTGELARFTTSFTFQIKVNNANTGDGLTFFIGHYPSASIPNVKREMGGGNLGLFNTSPGTVATSDDRAVAVEFDTYLNDGFDTSSSHMGIDVNSIVSWAYTNATVPRRNLTSGLPMTCHISYGNDTKVLAAVLQIGDTTYRVNTSLDPRQFLPSVVAIGFSGATGVAVELHQIMSWSFDSTLDPRPAPKSPPPTPKILLVEVITGPVIGVITIVCIFVGVRRWQLCTRKKRYRALAGGIGHIGYRKLAHASNKFAEENKLGEGGSASVYRGQLASPSRPVAIKRFKLAESGEERKAFEDELRIASRLRYRNLVELIGWCYDGQRNLVEFICWWRDDRYTRLFLVYELLPQGSLDQHLHKGNSWLAWSKRYEIILDLGSALQYLHVDCEQGQQCIVHGDIKSSNVLLGSSYNAKLGDFGLARFVHHETGSQTTDVVQGTYGYIDPVFVDTSQRNRQSDIYSFGIVLLEMVSGRDPTTRLHDMPPLSSWVRSLYYNNAVLEAADDRLIGGESSTGRQQMERVLLVGLLCVHQDPSSRPSITHTMDALRSEELTLDMTPLVPVTLSLP from the exons ATGGCCGCTGCCATGAGGTTTTCCCACCGAATACAGATCTTCATCCCCCTCTGCTTCCTGACATGGTCTTCTCTGCATCTGCCTCGTGCTACTGCGATTTCTTTTAACTCCAACTTCTCCGACCCCGACTACGACGCACAAGATTTCAGTTTCCAGGGTGACGCATACTACGACGCCCAGTCTCGCATGATCCAACTCACAAGAAACGGCGATGGCACAAGCGTCAAGAACAGCGTAGGCCGAGCGTTCCTTGTGACGCCCATGCCGCTCTGGGATACTGTCACGGGCGAGCTCGCCCGCTTCACCACCTCCTTCACCTTCCAAATCAAGGTAAACAACGCAAACACTGGCGATGGCTTGACATTCTTCATCGGGCATTATCCATCGGCGAGCATTCCCAATGTCAAACGTGAGATGGGCGGCGGGAATCTCGGCCTCTTCAACACATCCCCCGGCACGGTCGCAACCAGCGATGACCGAGCCGTGGCGGTTGAGTTCGACACATACTTGAACGATGGCTTTGACACCAGCAGCAGTCACATGGGCATTGATGTCAACTCCATTGTCTCATGGGCGTACACCAACGCGACCGTGCCTCGTAGGAACCTAACGTCTGGCCTCCCAATGACTTGCCACATCAGCTACGGTAACGACACGAAAGTCCTAGCGGCCGTTCTCCAGATCGGCGACACAACATACCGTGTCAACACCAGTCTTGACCCGAGGCAATTCTTGCCTAGTGTGGTGGCCATCGGCTTCTCGGGTGCCACCGGTGTGGCTGTCGAGCTACACCAAATAATGTCATGGTCATTTGACTCAACCTTGGACCCGCGGCCTGCACCGAAGAGCCCCCCTCCTACACCAAAGATCCTGCTAGTGGAGGTAATAACTGGACCAGTTATTGGAGTTATAACAATTGTGTGCATCTTTGTTGGCGTCCGTCGATGGCAGCTATGCACGAGAAAGAAGCGTTATAGAGCTCTCGCCGGGGGCATTGGACATATTGGTTATCGTAAGTTGGCGCATGCGTCCAACAAATTTGCAGAGGAAAACAAGCTCGGGGAAGGAGGCTCTGCCTCTGTTTATCGGGGCCAACTGGCAAGTCCAAGTAGACCGGTGGCGATAAAGAGATTCAAGCTGGCAGAATCGGGTGAGGAGAGGAAAGCGTTTGAGGACGAACTCAGGATTGCCAGTCGGCTGAGGTACCGGAACCTTGTCGAATTGATAGGCTGGTGCTATGACGGCCAAAGGAACTTGGTTGAGTTTATATGTTGGTGGCGGGATGACAGGTACACACGTCTCTTCCTTGTGTATGAGCTTTTGCCACAAGGCAGCCTTGATCAACACCTACACAAGGGAAACAGTTGGTTAGCATGGTCCAAGAG GTACGAGATCATCCTCGACCTAGGGTCTGCGCTGCAATACCTCCATGTAGACTGCGAGCAAGGCCAACAATGTATCGTACACGGTGATATCAAGTCCAGCAACGTGCTTCTTGGGTCTTCATACAATGCCAAGTTAGGTGACTTCGGATTGGCAAGATTTGTTCACCACGAAACTGGGTCGCAGACCACTGATGTCGTGCAAGGCACTTACGGATATATTGACCCTGTGTTCGTGGACACGAGCCAACGGAACAGGCAGTCAGACATCTACAGCTTCGGTATTGTTCTACTAGAGATGGTCTCTGGAAGGGACCCAACAACGCGCCTCCATGATATGCCTCCATTGTCGTCGTGGGTAAGAAGTTTGTACTACAACAATGCGGTCCTTGAGGCCGCAGATGACAGGCTGATAGGCGGCGAGTCCAGTACCGGGCGACAACAGATGGAGCGTGTGCTACTTGTCGGGCTCTTGTGCGTGCACCAGGACCCGAGCAGCCGGCCGTCCATCACCCACACCATGGATGCCCTGCGATCGGAGGAGCTGACATTGGACATGACTCCCTTGGTGCCGGTGACACTCTCGCTGCCATAg